From the genome of Hymenobacter sp. PAMC 26628, one region includes:
- a CDS encoding superoxide dismutase, with the protein MAFELPKLPYAYDALEPTFDAQTMEIHHTKHHQAYVTNLNAAIAGTAMESQSIEEILHNIAAAPPAVRNNGGGHWNHSLFWTILSPNGGGQPTGAVAEAITKAFGSYEKFKEEFTKAATTRFGSGWAWLCKQADGSLQICSTPNQDNPLMPDAGCKGMPILGLDVWEHAYYLKYQNRRPDYIAAFFNLINWDEVNKRFADAK; encoded by the coding sequence ATGGCTTTCGAACTGCCCAAGCTACCCTACGCCTACGACGCGTTGGAACCCACGTTTGACGCGCAAACGATGGAGATTCACCACACGAAGCACCACCAGGCCTACGTTACGAATTTGAACGCCGCCATTGCGGGCACGGCGATGGAGAGTCAGTCCATCGAAGAAATTCTGCACAACATTGCGGCCGCGCCGCCCGCGGTGCGCAACAACGGTGGCGGCCATTGGAACCACTCCCTGTTCTGGACCATCCTCTCGCCCAACGGGGGCGGGCAGCCTACGGGTGCCGTGGCCGAGGCCATTACCAAAGCTTTTGGCAGCTACGAGAAATTCAAGGAAGAATTCACCAAAGCCGCCACCACGCGCTTCGGCTCGGGCTGGGCGTGGCTGTGCAAGCAGGCCGACGGCTCGCTGCAAATCTGCTCGACGCCCAACCAGGATAACCCCTTGATGCCCGACGCCGGCTGCAAGGGCATGCCCATCCTGGGCCTCGACGTATGGGAGCACGCCTACTACCTAAAGTACCAAAACCGCCGGCCCGACTACATCGCCGCCTTCTTCAACCTCATCAACTGGGACGAGGTGAACAAGCGCTTCGCCGACGCCAAATAA
- a CDS encoding nucleoside deaminase, with protein sequence MTDDYFMAQALQEARAALAAGEIPIGAVVVLENKIIGRGHNQTEQLRDVTAHAEMLALTAAANHLGNKYLADCTLYVTVEPCVMCAGASAWAQLRAVVYGAEELKTGFRRHGPLLHPRTELRGGVRAPECAALMQSFFRAKRR encoded by the coding sequence ATGACCGACGACTACTTCATGGCCCAGGCCCTGCAAGAAGCCCGCGCGGCGCTGGCGGCCGGCGAGATTCCCATCGGGGCGGTGGTGGTGCTGGAAAATAAAATCATCGGCCGGGGCCACAACCAAACCGAGCAGTTGCGCGACGTGACGGCCCACGCCGAGATGCTGGCCCTGACAGCCGCCGCCAACCACTTGGGCAACAAATACCTGGCCGACTGCACCCTCTACGTGACTGTGGAGCCCTGCGTGATGTGCGCCGGCGCCAGCGCCTGGGCCCAGCTGCGGGCCGTGGTGTACGGGGCCGAAGAACTGAAAACCGGGTTCCGGCGGCACGGGCCCCTACTGCACCCGCGCACCGAGTTGCGCGGCGGCGTGCGGGCCCCCGAGTGCGCCGCGTTAATGCAGTCGTTTTTCCGCGCTAAGCGTAGATAA
- a CDS encoding NADH-quinone oxidoreductase subunit J family protein, producing MSLFLFLTFVALLSALGVVLAKNPVHSVLFLILTFFTLSGHYLLLNAQFLAAVNIIVYAGAIMVLFLFVIMFLNLNDATEPQKPLLAKVAATIAGGMLLLILVAAMRNVEPAGYDPATFNSQVGMVDKLGIVLFQQYQLPFELASILLLAAMVGSVMLGKRETGERNF from the coding sequence ATGTCCCTCTTTCTCTTCCTTACGTTTGTGGCCCTGCTGAGTGCGCTGGGCGTGGTGCTGGCCAAAAACCCGGTGCACAGCGTGTTGTTCCTCATCCTCACGTTCTTCACGCTCTCGGGTCATTACTTGCTGCTGAACGCGCAGTTCCTGGCCGCGGTGAACATCATCGTGTACGCTGGGGCTATCATGGTACTGTTCCTGTTCGTCATCATGTTCTTGAACTTAAACGACGCCACGGAGCCCCAGAAACCGTTGCTAGCCAAAGTAGCCGCCACTATTGCCGGCGGCATGCTGCTGCTGATACTAGTAGCCGCCATGCGCAACGTGGAGCCCGCCGGCTACGACCCCGCTACCTTCAATTCGCAAGTTGGCATGGTAGATAAGTTGGGTATCGTATTATTTCAGCAGTACCAATTACCTTTTGAGCTGGCTTCCATCCTATTGCTGGCCGCAATGGTAGGCTCGGTAATGCTGGGCAAGCGCGAAACGGGCGAGCGGAACTTCTAG
- the aspS gene encoding aspartate--tRNA ligase has product MLRTHTCGELRAEHIGQIVTLCGWVQRTRDKGGIAWVDLRDRYGLTQLALEEGVETDAVRDQARHLGREFVVSVTGRVAERHSKNDKLPTGDIEIRVEKLDVLNPAKLPPFLIEDDTDGGDDLRMKYRYLDLRRNPVRNNLMLRHRMAQAVRRYLDGQDFIEVETPVLIKSTPEGARDFVVPSRMNPGEFYALPQSPQTFKQLLMVSGFDRYFQIVKCFRDEDLRADRQPEFTQIDCEMAFVTQEDILNTFEGLVRYLFKEIKNLDFPTVPRMTYADAMRDYGNDKPDTRFEMKFVDLTDTVKGQGFPVFDSAEVVLGINAITCAAYTRKQLDELTDFVKRPQIGATGLIYARVEADGQVKSSVDKFYSQDELRKWSAAFNANPGDLLLLLAGPDAKTRKALSELRLEIGHRLGLRAKDTFSPLWVVDFPLLEFLEEEGRYFAMHHPFTSPKPEDLALLDNPATIGQARANAYDLVINGVEVGGGSIRIHDRAVQARMFGLLGFSPEEAQAQFGFLLDAFEYGAPPHGGIAFGFDRLCSLFGGADSIRDFIAFPKNNSGRDVMIDSPSPISGAQLKELSIKTDMVAK; this is encoded by the coding sequence ATGCTACGAACCCACACCTGCGGCGAACTGCGCGCCGAACACATTGGCCAAATCGTCACGCTCTGCGGCTGGGTGCAGCGCACCCGCGACAAGGGCGGCATTGCCTGGGTGGACCTGCGCGACCGGTACGGCCTCACCCAGCTGGCCCTGGAAGAAGGCGTGGAAACCGACGCCGTGCGCGACCAGGCCCGCCACCTGGGCCGCGAATTCGTGGTATCGGTCACCGGCCGCGTAGCCGAGCGCCACTCTAAAAACGATAAGCTGCCCACCGGTGATATTGAAATCCGGGTCGAAAAACTCGACGTGCTCAACCCCGCCAAGCTGCCGCCCTTCCTCATCGAGGACGACACCGACGGCGGCGACGACCTGCGGATGAAGTACCGCTACCTCGACTTGCGCCGCAACCCCGTGCGCAACAACCTGATGCTGCGCCACCGCATGGCCCAGGCCGTGCGCCGCTACCTCGATGGCCAGGATTTTATCGAAGTGGAAACCCCGGTGCTCATCAAAAGCACGCCCGAAGGGGCCCGCGATTTCGTGGTGCCCTCGCGCATGAACCCCGGCGAGTTCTACGCCCTGCCGCAGTCGCCCCAGACGTTCAAGCAGCTGCTGATGGTGTCGGGCTTCGACCGCTACTTTCAGATTGTGAAGTGCTTCCGCGACGAGGACCTGCGCGCCGACCGCCAGCCCGAGTTCACGCAGATTGACTGTGAAATGGCCTTCGTGACCCAGGAAGACATCCTGAACACCTTCGAGGGCTTGGTGCGCTACCTGTTCAAGGAAATCAAGAACCTAGATTTCCCCACCGTGCCCCGCATGACCTACGCCGACGCCATGCGCGACTACGGCAACGACAAGCCCGACACGCGCTTCGAAATGAAGTTTGTGGACCTGACCGATACGGTAAAAGGCCAGGGCTTCCCGGTGTTTGACAGCGCCGAGGTGGTGCTGGGCATCAACGCCATCACCTGCGCCGCCTACACCCGCAAGCAGCTCGACGAACTGACCGACTTCGTGAAGCGCCCGCAGATCGGGGCCACCGGCCTGATCTACGCCCGCGTGGAAGCCGACGGCCAGGTGAAATCGTCGGTCGACAAGTTTTATTCGCAGGACGAGCTGCGCAAGTGGAGCGCCGCCTTCAATGCCAACCCCGGCGACCTGCTGTTGCTACTGGCGGGCCCCGACGCCAAAACCCGCAAAGCCCTGAGCGAGCTGCGCCTCGAAATAGGCCACCGCCTGGGCCTGCGCGCCAAAGACACGTTCTCGCCGCTGTGGGTGGTCGATTTCCCGCTGCTCGAATTCCTCGAAGAGGAGGGCCGCTACTTCGCTATGCACCACCCCTTTACTTCGCCTAAGCCCGAAGACTTGGCCCTGCTCGATAACCCCGCCACCATCGGCCAAGCTCGCGCTAATGCCTACGACCTAGTCATCAACGGCGTGGAAGTGGGCGGCGGCTCCATCCGCATCCACGACCGGGCCGTGCAGGCCCGCATGTTCGGCCTGCTTGGCTTCTCGCCCGAAGAGGCCCAGGCCCAGTTCGGCTTCCTGCTCGATGCCTTCGAGTACGGGGCCCCGCCCCACGGCGGCATCGCTTTCGGCTTCGACCGCCTCTGCTCGCTCTTCGGCGGCGCCGACTCCATCCGCGACTTCATCGCCTTCCCCAAAAACAACTCCGGCCGCGACGTGATGATTGATTCGCCCTCGCCCATCTCCGGGGCCCAGTTGAAGGAGCTGAGCATTAAAACGGACATGGTGGCAAAGTGA
- a CDS encoding 2Fe-2S iron-sulfur cluster-binding protein, which yields MAKITFDGIEVEVPDGTTILNAARKIGGGVVPPAMCYYTPLKGSGGKCRACLVRVAAGSAKDPRPMPKLVASCITPVQDGMVVENTTSQQVLDVRKGIVEMLLINHPLDCPVCDQAGECDLQNFAFEHGVSTTRYEEERRTFEKIDIGPYVQLHMTRCILCYRCVYTADQLTDGRVHGVLGRGDASEIGTYIDKVIDNDFSGNVIDVCPVGALTDKTFRFKQRVWFTKPMNAHRECSHEKCNGHVTLWYKGKDVMRVTARKDEYGEVKEWICNECRFDKKETADWILEGPAHIDRSSVISQGHYELPVVNPQIIADLPESTIRDLQQNPPLKLGGLNG from the coding sequence ATGGCTAAAATTACGTTCGACGGCATTGAAGTGGAAGTGCCCGATGGCACCACCATCCTCAACGCGGCCCGCAAAATTGGGGGTGGTGTAGTGCCGCCCGCCATGTGCTACTACACCCCGCTGAAGGGCAGCGGCGGCAAGTGCCGCGCCTGCCTGGTGCGCGTAGCCGCTGGCTCGGCCAAAGACCCGCGCCCCATGCCCAAGCTGGTGGCCTCGTGCATTACGCCGGTACAGGATGGCATGGTGGTGGAAAACACGACCAGCCAGCAAGTGCTCGACGTGCGCAAGGGCATCGTGGAGATGTTGCTCATCAACCACCCGCTCGATTGCCCGGTGTGCGACCAGGCCGGTGAGTGCGACTTGCAGAACTTTGCCTTCGAGCACGGCGTGAGCACTACGCGCTACGAAGAGGAGCGCCGCACGTTCGAGAAAATCGACATAGGGCCCTACGTGCAGCTGCACATGACGCGCTGCATCCTGTGCTACCGCTGCGTGTACACCGCCGACCAACTCACCGACGGCCGCGTGCACGGCGTATTGGGCCGGGGCGATGCGTCGGAAATCGGCACCTACATCGACAAGGTTATTGACAACGATTTCAGCGGCAACGTCATCGACGTATGCCCCGTGGGGGCCCTAACTGACAAGACGTTCCGCTTTAAGCAGCGCGTGTGGTTCACGAAGCCCATGAACGCGCACCGCGAATGCAGCCACGAGAAGTGCAACGGCCACGTCACGCTCTGGTACAAGGGCAAGGACGTGATGCGCGTCACGGCCCGCAAGGACGAGTACGGCGAAGTGAAGGAGTGGATTTGCAACGAGTGCCGCTTCGATAAAAAGGAAACGGCCGACTGGATACTAGAGGGCCCCGCGCACATCGACCGCTCATCGGTTATCTCGCAAGGCCACTACGAATTGCCCGTGGTGAACCCGCAAATTATCGCCGATTTGCCCGAAAGCACCATCCGCGACCTTCAGCAAAACCCACCGCTTAAATTAGGCGGGTTAAATGGCTAA
- the nuoH gene encoding NADH-quinone oxidoreductase subunit NuoH, which translates to MTFETLGWQGLVILVIFGLSLLIATYCTYAERVIAAFMQDRVGPDRAGPYGLAQPLADAVKMFTKEEFFPGGASKALFTFGPCLAMTTALMSSAVIPFGNAVQFGSTVVHLQGIEINVGMLYVFGIVSLGVYGVMIGGWASNNKFSLLGAIRAASQNISYELAMGLALIAVLMISGTLSLREITLQQASDAPFVWRDIFNWNIMKQPLGFIIFLVCAFAETNRTPFDLPECETELVGGYHTEYSSMKLGLYLFSEYINIFVVSAVMSVLYFGGFNFPFQYEFRDWLASSRGLELITAQNIITVLGAVGLFAKIFAFIFFFMWVRWTLPRFRYDQLMRLGWTILIPLAIFNILLTGGLITTGIIK; encoded by the coding sequence ATGACTTTTGAAACCCTGGGCTGGCAAGGCCTTGTCATTCTGGTCATCTTCGGCCTCTCGCTGCTGATTGCCACCTATTGCACCTACGCCGAGCGCGTGATTGCCGCCTTCATGCAAGACCGGGTGGGCCCCGACCGTGCGGGGCCCTACGGCCTGGCCCAGCCCTTGGCCGACGCCGTGAAAATGTTCACGAAGGAAGAATTCTTCCCGGGCGGGGCTAGCAAAGCCCTGTTCACCTTTGGGCCCTGCTTGGCCATGACCACGGCCCTGATGTCGTCGGCCGTAATTCCGTTCGGCAACGCGGTGCAATTTGGCAGCACGGTGGTGCATTTGCAGGGCATCGAAATCAACGTGGGCATGCTTTACGTTTTCGGCATCGTGTCGCTGGGCGTATACGGCGTCATGATTGGCGGCTGGGCTTCGAACAACAAGTTTTCGCTGCTGGGGGCCATCCGCGCCGCCTCGCAAAATATCAGTTACGAGTTGGCTATGGGCCTGGCGCTCATCGCCGTGCTGATGATTTCGGGCACACTGTCGCTGCGCGAAATCACCCTCCAGCAAGCTTCGGACGCACCCTTCGTATGGCGCGACATCTTTAACTGGAACATCATGAAGCAGCCGCTGGGCTTCATCATTTTCCTGGTTTGCGCCTTTGCTGAAACCAACCGCACACCCTTCGACCTGCCCGAGTGCGAAACCGAGCTAGTGGGCGGTTACCACACCGAGTACAGCTCGATGAAGCTGGGCCTGTACCTGTTTTCGGAGTACATTAACATCTTCGTGGTATCGGCCGTGATGAGCGTGTTGTACTTCGGCGGGTTTAACTTCCCGTTCCAGTACGAATTCCGCGACTGGCTCGCCTCGTCGCGCGGGCTGGAATTAATCACGGCCCAGAACATTATTACCGTGCTGGGCGCGGTGGGGCTGTTTGCCAAAATATTCGCCTTCATCTTCTTCTTCATGTGGGTGCGGTGGACGTTGCCGCGCTTCCGCTACGACCAGTTGATGCGCCTGGGCTGGACGATTCTCATCCCCCTCGCCATCTTCAACATCCTGCTCACGGGCGGCCTGATTACGACCGGCATCATCAAGTAG
- a CDS encoding NuoI/complex I 23 kDa subunit family protein, translating into MQSLSNRAKILEKKPMTLAERAYLPAIFQGLSITLRHFFTKKATIRYPEETRPFSPVFRGLHVLKRDEQGRERCTACGLCAVACPAEAITMVAGERKKGEQNLYREEKYAVSYEINMLRCIFCGLCEEACPKAAVYLQADKMAPPRFERDEFIYGKDRLVEPVSPDTRSKRGIQLTAEQADKLRTQLA; encoded by the coding sequence ATGCAATCCCTCAGCAACCGCGCTAAAATTTTGGAAAAGAAGCCGATGACGCTCGCCGAGCGGGCTTACCTGCCGGCTATTTTCCAGGGCCTGAGCATCACGCTGCGCCACTTCTTCACCAAGAAGGCCACCATTCGCTACCCGGAGGAAACGCGGCCTTTCTCGCCCGTGTTCCGGGGCCTGCACGTGCTGAAGCGCGACGAGCAGGGCCGCGAGCGGTGCACGGCTTGCGGCCTGTGCGCCGTGGCCTGCCCCGCCGAAGCCATTACGATGGTGGCCGGCGAGCGCAAAAAGGGCGAGCAGAACCTCTACCGCGAGGAGAAATACGCCGTCAGCTACGAAATAAACATGCTGCGCTGCATCTTCTGCGGCCTTTGTGAAGAGGCTTGCCCAAAAGCAGCCGTGTACCTTCAGGCCGATAAAATGGCGCCGCCACGTTTTGAGCGCGACGAGTTCATCTACGGGAAAGACCGGCTGGTGGAGCCCGTGTCGCCAGACACCCGTTCGAAGCGCGGCATTCAGCTCACGGCCGAGCAGGCCGATAAACTGCGCACCCAACTGGCCTAG